In the genome of Campylobacter avium LMG 24591, the window AGCAAAGATAGTCCGTCTATCTCGTTTTTGTGATTAAATTTAGGAGAGTTCATAAAGCTTTTTTCTTTCGCTTGAATTTGCTATTTTTAGCTGTTGCCTGTATTTAGCTATGGTGCGTCTGCCTATTTGTATGTTTTGAAATTCCTTTTGAGCTAGGGCAAGTAGCTTTTCATCGCTAAGCGGCTTTTTCTTGTTTTCATTTTTGATTAAATTTTGTATATAGTCTTTTATAGCAGCATTTGAGGTTTCGCCCTCCTCATCAAGTGCTGTGGAAAAGAAGTTTTTAAGAGGTATTACCCCCCTTTCACAAGCTAAATATTTATTTGCTATAGCTCTTGAAATGGTAGAAGCATTCCTTTGCAAATCCTCAGCCAAATCTTGCAACCTCATAGGCTTTATATCCTTGCCTAAGAAAAAATCATACTGATGTTCTACTATCATAAGCCCTATTTTATAAAGTGTGGCCTTTCTCATTTCTAAGGCATCTACTAAATTTTTAGCCTCCTTTATGTATGAGTTTAAAAACTCGTGCGTCATAGAATCAGTTTCTAAAGAAATTTCAGGATAATACTCATCATTTATTTTGACCTTTATTTCATTTGCGTCTTTGTAGATGTATATATCAGGCGTGATTTGTGCGCTATCGTCAAAATACTCTATAAAAGGCGGTATGCTAAATTTTTTTATAATGCTTAAAGCCTCTTTGTATAGTTTTTCTTTGGTGTATTCTTGTATGTTTTCAAAATTTCTTATTAAAACAAGGCAAAATTCATAAAGCTCATCATCAAGCTCTAAGCCCTCAAGTGCAAATTCAAAGGCTTCTTTGTAATCAATAGCACCAACTCCCACAGGCTCTAAAAATTTAAATCTCTTTCTAGTTCTTTCAACCTCTTCTTTTGAAAAGTCCTTTAAAAGCTCCTCATCATACTCAAAATAACCCTCATTATTTAAACACTGAATTATCTTTGCTGCTATGTCTTGGGACTTTTGAGTTGGAAAAAGGGGTGGGAGTATTTGCTCATCTAAAAGCTCATAAACGCTTTTTTTGCCTATGCTCATAGCCTCTAGGGTGTCGCTTATCGAGTTTTTATGAAAGCTATCATAAAAGCTTTTGTTTTTACTATCTCTTGAGCTTATGTTTTCTTTTACGCTTACGAAAGGATTGTCCTTTGTAAATTCATCTAGGCTTTCTTTTAAATCTTCTATATTTGCTTGAAGTATGGGAAGCCAAGAACGCAAGGTTTGAGATAGTTTTGTCTTTTGGCTTTGATTTACTTTTTGTCTTAACATTAGTCTAGGAGTTTAAACTCCGCTCCTAAGTAGTATTTTTTCACATCTTGATTATGTGCTATCTCAGTAGCACTACCCTTTGCTAAAACAGAGCCAGCCCTTATAACATAAGCTCTATCACAGATGGCTAAGGTTTCTCTTACATTATGATCTGTTATCAAAACTCCAATGTCTAGCTTTTTAAGCTCCTTTATAAGACTTTGAATTTCAGCCACAGCTATGGGATCAACACCTGCAAAGGGCTCATCAAGTAGTAAGAATTTAGGATTGCACATAAGCGATCTTGCTATCTCACATCTTCTTCGCTCTCCACCGCTTAGGCTTAAACCCTTTCTAAGCCTTATAGGTTCTATGCTTAAAAGCTCTAGCATTTGTTCTATCTTATCTCTTAAAATGTCTTTATCTTTGTAGAAAAACTCCCCAGCTAAAAGTAAATTATCCTCCACAGATAAATCCTTAAAAACGCTACTTTCTTGAGGCAAATAACCAATGCCCTTTCTAGCCCTTTTATGTAAAGGGTCTTTTGTTATATTAACATCATCTAAAAAAACGCCCCCAGCACTAGGCGGTATAAGCCCACAAATCATATAAAAAGTAGTGGTTTTTCCAGCTCCATTTGGTCCTAAAAGCCCTACTATTTCGCCACTATGAATTTCTAAGGATATGCCGTGTATGATCTTTGTTTTTTTGATGATTTTTTCTAAATTTTTAACCTCTAAAATGCTCATAAACCTTGTATTTCCTTTTGTTTTCATCTTTTGTAGTGCTAAGCTTTATAAGCATACTTTCTAGCTTAAATTTTAAAAGATAAGCCTCTAAATCCTCCTGCCCCCACTCTACTAAATGAAGCCCTTTTTCAAAGAAATTTTCAAATAAACCATTTTCTAGCAAGGCTTTTAAGCCATTTTGATATATATCATAATGATAAATTTTGGTATTTTTTGCCTGATAGCTTTGCATTATGCTAAAGGTAGGAGAGCTTACATCCTCGCTTACGCCCTTATATCTAGCTATGGCTTTTACAAGGCTTGTTTTTCCACTTGCTAAATCTCCTTGTAAAAGCACTATGCCCTCATCCTTTATAAGCTCACAAATGCTATTTAACTCATCTTTTGCTAGTATAAATTCTCTCATAGTTTTTTTACAAATTCATCTTGCCTGTTTTTAGCTATATTTTTAACAGTAGGTATGGCTAAAACCTCGTATATATCGGTATGGGTGTTAAATTTCAAAGAGATTATGTCTTTAACCTTAACCTCCTTGCTAGGTTTAACAACTATATCATTTATGCTAACAACACCGCTTCTACACATATCCTCAGAAATTGCTCTTCTTTTTGTGATATTTACCGTGTTTAAAAATTTATCTATTCTCATATCATAATTTTAACAAAAAAGATAAAAATTTGGAACAAAAAATGCTTATTTTCTAGCTTTTTTTTATAAGGATTTTTAGTTACAATTATATTTTATTTTTTTTCTAAGGATATGCGATGAAAGATAGTGTTAAAAAAGTGGTTTTAGCCTATTCTGGTGGGCTTGATACCAGCATAATTTTAAAATGGCTACAAGATGAGTATAAGTGCGAGCTTGTAACCTTTACCGCTGATATAGGACAGGGCGATGAGCTAGAAGAAGCTAGAAAAAAGGCTTTAAGCTTGGGCGTAAAAGAGGAAAATATTTTTATAAAAGACTTAAGAGATGAATTTGTAAAGGACTATGTTTTTCCTATGTTTAGGGCAAATGCCATTTATGAGGGCGAGTATTTGCTAGGAACAAGTATAGCAAGACCCTTAATAGCAAAAACCCAAGCCCAAATAGCCATACAAACAGGAGCTGACGCAGTTAGCCACGGAGCTACGGGCAAGGGAAATGATCAGGTAAGATTTGAGCTTGGATATTTAGCCTTTAATCCGGATTTAAAGATAATCGCACCTTGGAGAGAGTGGGATTTAAACAGCCGTGAAAAGCTACTTGCTTACGCACAAAAACACGGCATTGATATATCTAAGAAAAAGGGTAAATCACCCTACTCTATGGACGCAAATTTACTTCATATATCTTATGAGGGACTTGTTTTAGAAGATCCGGCAAAAGCACCTGAGGAGGATATGTGGAGATGGACAAAAAGCCTAAAAGAAGCAGCAAATGAAAGTGAAAAAATAGAGCTTGAGTTTAAAAAGGGCGATTTAGTAGCCATAAATAATGAATTTTTAAGCCCTGCAGGACTTTTAACAAGGCTAAATGAACTAGGAGCTAAGCACGGCATAGGTCGCCTTGACATAGTTGAAAACCGCTTTGTAGGTATGAAAAGTAGAGGTTGTTACGAAACTCCGGGAGGCACTATACTTTTAAAGGCTCACAGAGCTATAGAAAGCATAACGCTTGATAAGGAAGCGGCTCATTTAAAAGATGAGCTTATGCCAAGATATGCACATTTAATTTACAATGGTTTTTGGTTTAGCCCTGAAAGAGTGATGCTACAAGCCTTGATAGATGAATCGCAAAAATGCGTAAATGGCAAGGTTTATTTAGAACTATACAAAGGAAATGTGATAGTAAGAGGTAGAGAAAGTGTAAATGATAGCTTGTTTAATGCTGCTTATTCTACCTTTGAAGAGGATGAAGTTTATAATCAAAAAGACGCTGCAGGTTTCATAAAACTAAACGCCTTGCGTCTCATCATAGCTGGAAAAGCTGGAAGGAAATTTTAATGAAAGTTTTACTTATAAAAGATGTAAAAGCTCTTGGTAAGGCAGGAGAGGTAAAAGAGGTAAAAGACGGATACGGGCAAAATTTTTTGATAGCAAAGGGTTTTGCAAAAGCGGCCACCACAGAGGTTTTAAGAAAATACGAATCTGATAAGAAAAAAGAGGCTGAAAATTTGCGTTTTGAGCTAGCAAATTTAGAAAAACTAAAAGAGGAGCTGGCAAAAATCACTATAAGCATATCTAAGCCTTTGGGAGCCAATGGACATTTATTTGGTGGGGTTACAAAGGATGAGATAGCAAGTGCTTTAAAAGAACAAAAAAATATAGAGCTAGATAAAAAAAGCCTAGAGCTTCCTAGCATAAAGGAGCTAGGAACTTATGATATAAGCGCAAAGCTAGGACACAGTATACAAGCAAATTTTAAACTAGAAGTAAAGGCACAGTAATGTTTCACGCAACTACCATTTTAGCCTACAAAGGCAAGAATAAATCAGTCATAGGCGGAGACGGACAAGTAAGCTTTGGACATACGGTTATGAAAGGAAATGCTGTAAAAATTCGCAAACTAAACAATGGCAAGGTTTTAGCCGGTTTTGCTGGTAGTACTGCTGATGCTTTCATGCTTTTTGATATGTTTGAAAATCTGCTTCAAAGCTCAAAGGGAGACCTTTTAAAGGCTGCGATTGATTTTTCAAAGGCTTGGAGAAAAGATAAATTTTTAAGAAAATTAGAAGCTATGATGTTGGTGCTTGATAGAAAGCATATATTTTTACTATCTGGAACAGGAGATGTGGTAGAGCCTGAAGATGGTGCTATAGCAGCCATAGGAAGCGGTGGAAACTACGCACTTTCAGCGGCACGTGCCCTAGCAAGACATGCTAACTTAGATGAGGAAGAGCTCGTAAAATCAAGCCTTAATATAGCGGGTGAAATTTGCATTTACACGAACACAAACATAAATATTTACAGCATAGAGGATAAAACAGAATGAATTTAACACCAAAAGAAACGGTCAAATTTTTAGATGAGTATGTTATAGGACAAGCACAGGCTAAAAAACTCATAGCCATAGCACTTAGAAACAGATACCGCAGAATGAAGTTAAGTGCTGAAATGCAAGATGACATCATACCAAAAAATATACTTATGATAGGCTCAACCGGTGTCGGTAAAACCGAAATCGCAAGAAGGTTAGC includes:
- a CDS encoding RNA polymerase factor sigma-54 — its product is MLRQKVNQSQKTKLSQTLRSWLPILQANIEDLKESLDEFTKDNPFVSVKENISSRDSKNKSFYDSFHKNSISDTLEAMSIGKKSVYELLDEQILPPLFPTQKSQDIAAKIIQCLNNEGYFEYDEELLKDFSKEEVERTRKRFKFLEPVGVGAIDYKEAFEFALEGLELDDELYEFCLVLIRNFENIQEYTKEKLYKEALSIIKKFSIPPFIEYFDDSAQITPDIYIYKDANEIKVKINDEYYPEISLETDSMTHEFLNSYIKEAKNLVDALEMRKATLYKIGLMIVEHQYDFFLGKDIKPMRLQDLAEDLQRNASTISRAIANKYLACERGVIPLKNFFSTALDEEGETSNAAIKDYIQNLIKNENKKKPLSDEKLLALAQKEFQNIQIGRRTIAKYRQQLKIANSSERKKLYELS
- the lptB gene encoding LPS export ABC transporter ATP-binding protein, producing MSILEVKNLEKIIKKTKIIHGISLEIHSGEIVGLLGPNGAGKTTTFYMICGLIPPSAGGVFLDDVNITKDPLHKRARKGIGYLPQESSVFKDLSVEDNLLLAGEFFYKDKDILRDKIEQMLELLSIEPIRLRKGLSLSGGERRRCEIARSLMCNPKFLLLDEPFAGVDPIAVAEIQSLIKELKKLDIGVLITDHNVRETLAICDRAYVIRAGSVLAKGSATEIAHNQDVKKYYLGAEFKLLD
- the tsaE gene encoding tRNA (adenosine(37)-N6)-threonylcarbamoyltransferase complex ATPase subunit type 1 TsaE encodes the protein MREFILAKDELNSICELIKDEGIVLLQGDLASGKTSLVKAIARYKGVSEDVSSPTFSIMQSYQAKNTKIYHYDIYQNGLKALLENGLFENFFEKGLHLVEWGQEDLEAYLLKFKLESMLIKLSTTKDENKRKYKVYEHFRG
- a CDS encoding RNA-binding S4 domain-containing protein, producing MRIDKFLNTVNITKRRAISEDMCRSGVVSINDIVVKPSKEVKVKDIISLKFNTHTDIYEVLAIPTVKNIAKNRQDEFVKKL
- a CDS encoding argininosuccinate synthase; its protein translation is MKDSVKKVVLAYSGGLDTSIILKWLQDEYKCELVTFTADIGQGDELEEARKKALSLGVKEENIFIKDLRDEFVKDYVFPMFRANAIYEGEYLLGTSIARPLIAKTQAQIAIQTGADAVSHGATGKGNDQVRFELGYLAFNPDLKIIAPWREWDLNSREKLLAYAQKHGIDISKKKGKSPYSMDANLLHISYEGLVLEDPAKAPEEDMWRWTKSLKEAANESEKIELEFKKGDLVAINNEFLSPAGLLTRLNELGAKHGIGRLDIVENRFVGMKSRGCYETPGGTILLKAHRAIESITLDKEAAHLKDELMPRYAHLIYNGFWFSPERVMLQALIDESQKCVNGKVYLELYKGNVIVRGRESVNDSLFNAAYSTFEEDEVYNQKDAAGFIKLNALRLIIAGKAGRKF
- the rplI gene encoding 50S ribosomal protein L9: MKVLLIKDVKALGKAGEVKEVKDGYGQNFLIAKGFAKAATTEVLRKYESDKKKEAENLRFELANLEKLKEELAKITISISKPLGANGHLFGGVTKDEIASALKEQKNIELDKKSLELPSIKELGTYDISAKLGHSIQANFKLEVKAQ
- the hslV gene encoding ATP-dependent protease subunit HslV; this translates as MFHATTILAYKGKNKSVIGGDGQVSFGHTVMKGNAVKIRKLNNGKVLAGFAGSTADAFMLFDMFENLLQSSKGDLLKAAIDFSKAWRKDKFLRKLEAMMLVLDRKHIFLLSGTGDVVEPEDGAIAAIGSGGNYALSAARALARHANLDEEELVKSSLNIAGEICIYTNTNINIYSIEDKTE